A window of Eucalyptus grandis isolate ANBG69807.140 chromosome 4, ASM1654582v1, whole genome shotgun sequence genomic DNA:
TCTTGTCTGTTTCAAGTGTGTTGGACGGGATTTTGGAGCAGAATGCTCACTagcattaataaatgaaagacCGAATCCGATTACAAGTTATGCATAAGTGGGAAGATTGTAGGAATTTTATGTACAAATATATGTAGCTATTCTGTTATGCCAGTGGATGCTGTCTTTTCCTGGTCACAAGGGATGAAGAGTTGTACCGGTTCAGTAGCAAGTATCACGGCTCTGTGAAGAGTAAAAACTCTTACACGAACACAAGAAAATCGAATGAACACGACCCTTTGATTTCTCTCACGCACGCATAGGTGCGTAGCGTTGTCATCTTAACACGGACTTTCTGCCGTTCCATTGAACGTTGTTCGAGTTTTCTGGTAGGTGCGATGCTGTCTGATACTCCTGTCCATGAACATGGAACCGAAGGTATCATGATTGATCCGCAACTATTGATGCTCGCAAATGGATCATTTCACAGTTAAACCAATGTATTCAAAGACAGTATTTCCAACACTACGTTGTCACCTGCTTCATCGATTTGCAAAATCCGGTTCAAGGCAACAGAACATTGCGCCTTGACAAAAACACTGTTTCATTTACAGAGAAAAAGAAGCACAGTAAACTCGCAGATTGGAGGATTGGCAGTGCAAAAACAGGAGAGAACAGCTCTCTACCTCAATCAAAAGACTTTCGATCTGCCATGTTTAAATTGGGAATACCACCAGAAGCGTTTGGAACATACTGAAGACCTTAGACAGTGCTGGGCTCGCACTCTTCTTTGTGGCTTGTGCTATCAAGGGCTTTGGTTGAATTTATCAGTCCAGCCTTGTACAATACATCTAGGTCATGAAAATACGGGCAAGACTTGCTATTGGCCGAATGATTCTTCCCTTTCTCTATCGACTTCTTGAAGTACTTGTTTATGTTGTCCCATTTCTCCCTGCATTTCTTTGTGCTCCTCTGGTATCCCATAGCCGACATGCTACATGATATTTCTTCCCAAATGGGGCGTTTGAACCCCGATTGAAGCTTAGGTTGCAAGGCCGCTCGGAGAGCTATGAGAGCCTGTACTTCAGATGCAGGCCACCTCTCATTATTCTGTTTCAGGTTTGGATCGCACTTTTCTGCCGAATTCGGTGGATCAAACTCAACATCCTTTGGTCCTtgattttcatcttcatcttccccGATGGACAAGCTATTTGACTGTTGAGGGACTTGATGGCCCATGAGTTTCTCAATGTACGAAATAAGGGCAAGACTACGAGAAGTCTCTTGCGCTCTTAGTTCctcattcctttttatttgttccatCTCCTGCCGATGCCAAGCCTCTTCCCTACtgattctctccctctccatcttctCTAACATCTGGACTAATTCCCAGTGCATCTGCTCCTGCCTAGCAATCAGTTTCATTACCATGTTCTTCATGAAGAGCTCGAGATCCTTCCTTGTACTTCTCTTCCTCTTGCGGTTATCAGGTTCTCTAACAATTGCCGATGCATCATCATCGCCCTCTTCTGATGACGAACTGAGGACAGACAAAAGACCAACATGATAGCCACAATCAATACACATTCGACGAGGGTAAAGCAGGAGTCCATGAATTTCTATCTCGTCAATAGAATCATTACATTGGCCAAAATGTCAAGCCAATTCTATCATTATTCTTTCTCACAACGATTCTCAATTCAAGAGGCACGAAATGCGGGATCAAATGTATCATTGAAAGAGGACTCAGAAAATAACAAAGCAACATGTTGATCTACTAGcatccaaaagaaaacaaaatatacAAGAGGGCAGGAGGAACTTAAGGGAGAAAGGTCAAGTGCCACAAGATGACTAGCTATACAATTCAACACCAGGCCACTCCCTCCATTGGCACTAGTTACCTTTTAGTAAGCTCGGTCATCCACATCTCACATTTACAGAAAGCAAGGCTGGTGGCCAGAGTATCGCAGGGCATGAATGACAATCAATAGCCTCTTTTCATGGTCTCTGCACTTACATCCTCATTAGCACATTAGCACATTATCATAGCTAACACAATAAAACTACCCCCCACCCCCCAACTCAACATCATGATCACGGTTGTCCCACAAGCATCTGTCATATCAAATTAGTTTCTCTCATGCTACATGCTCCATTTCACAACCTATCGCAGCTGTTCGATCTCAACCTCATAATTCCATCGGAAGGAGTCCACAAATCCTACCCTGTAACCAACCACTTAAAAACCATACGCCTTCCAACATTCCCGCTCGGATACTCTTACAATACCTGAGTTCCTCGGGTTCGATAGCATTGTCTATTGCGAAACCTCTCAAGCGTCATTGGTTCCCAAGCTTAGCTCAGAAGGCCCCATACCTATTCACCCAAGTCAAAACTCCTCACACTACCTTGAAAAACCTGAACTTGACCATACTTCCGTCACAAATTTTACAGAGGTAAAAGGTTAAAGCGGAGGTGAAGCATCCTTTCACAGCATCTAAAAGCAAAAATTGCAGGGGCGATGACAAAAGCCCGTGCTTTCCGGTTAAACCAAAAGCGATGATCACTAAGCAAAAGCGAGACACCGACAATGCCGCAAATGGGCGAGCTTTTAACACGTAAGAAATCAGCAGCAGCACGAGCAAGAAACGACTCACCACCAGGGCTCCTCCCAGAATCGCGCCGGACTATCCGGCTCCCCGCCCCCCTCGCCGGGCTTCTCCTCCGCCGCGTCGGCGACCCCAGCCCCGCCGCTCGGACCCTCCGACCCATCGTCGCCGGCGCGCGCCCGAGGGCCCCCGCCGCCTTCCGGGGTCCCCGGCGGCGACCGGGCGGCGCACCTGATCGGCTTCAGCTTCGGGCGACGGCAATGGACTTCGGCCGCCGGGCTCGAGCCCTGGTGGCAGACCGACGCGGCTGACGGCTCGGGGAACGGGTCCACGCTCTCCGCGAAGGCGGCGCCG
This region includes:
- the LOC104428142 gene encoding trihelix transcription factor GT-2 — translated: MELLAGAAFAESVDPFPEPSAASVCHQGSSPAAEVHCRRPKLKPIRCAARSPPGTPEGGGGPRARAGDDGSEGPSGGAGVADAAEEKPGEGGGEPDSPARFWEEPWCSSSEEGDDDASAIVREPDNRKRKRSTRKDLELFMKNMVMKLIARQEQMHWELVQMLEKMERERISREEAWHRQEMEQIKRNEELRAQETSRSLALISYIEKLMGHQVPQQSNSLSIGEDEDENQGPKDVEFDPPNSAEKCDPNLKQNNERWPASEVQALIALRAALQPKLQSGFKRPIWEEISCSMSAMGYQRSTKKCREKWDNINKYFKKSIEKGKNHSANSKSCPYFHDLDVLYKAGLINSTKALDSTSHKEECEPSTV